A part of Brachybacterium faecium DSM 4810 genomic DNA contains:
- a CDS encoding glutamine synthetase adenylyltransferase (PFAM: GlnD PII-uridylyltransferase; Glutamate-ammonia ligase adenylyltransferase), giving the protein MSSEPSTTTGALARLGFSSTDRVRRFLAEPALEGLGAGAAKALGATADGDDAVLGLLRLSEAALEAGQTALCEEFLAGVGREGAGGQRLITLLGTSVALGDFLARHPERLTLLREGDDDLSVPPKEVRRMMLESVGADPEAEVPVAAEGGREVRDALRVAYHARLTQIAAADVCAGDPTLLQPRVSAAISDLADAALEAASAIARATVEGHEKVRWAVIALGKTGARELNYISDVDVMHVVAPASPNRAAEEPGTAAEHTAEAEGLCDAECEEEVLAIGAALARELARACSERTGEGSLWQVDANLRPEGKDGPLVRTLGSYRRYYTEWAKSWEFQALLKARAAAGDRVLGRGFETMVEPWVWQASTREGFVEDARAMRRRVVAHIPRAEVERNLKLGPGGLRDVEFTVQLLQMVHGRADEVVQGRSTLDALARLGEGGYISRGHVVEMDEAYRFLRCVEHRLQLHRLRRTQVLPTAGSDLRRLARSLGLSTDGFHQRYQRTRRRVRQLHEEIFYRPLLLTASRLSDGEIRLSEEDAAARLAAIGYRDPARALSHISALTDGISRRAKIQRQLLPAMLEWFADGVDPDLGLLGFRRLSDTIGSAHWYLGLLRDSGLAAKRLTRVLASGRYVGEQLEQIPEGVRWLARDAQLRPLSRGVLGREFLAVISRVDDADVARDVLRRSRNRELLRIALAHLTGLADPVEVARALTDLAEAVLEAGMLVALHVVARERRAVGEDAETLDSAPEVDVETALRLRETRSDPARALGIEMAIIALGSFGAREMGYSSDADVQFVVVDRGAGKDAVEIAIAVATQTQRILNAPTARSDMRVSADLRPEGRMGPLARSLESWSDYYRRDAETWEKQALLRARVVVASEAVAEQLHDEMDLHRYPVGGLTDTARREITRMKARVESERLPRNADPSRHVKLGRGGMSDVEWTAQLLALEHGHEIEGLRTPRTLQQLEAAAEHELLPVRDVHELDEAWTLAWQVRRGLFLWKGREGDVLPTDRYDLRALALLIDGDDGSAAELEERYLRVTRRARSIAEEIIFGPAE; this is encoded by the coding sequence GTGAGCAGTGAACCCTCGACCACCACCGGGGCTCTCGCCCGACTGGGCTTCAGCAGCACCGACCGGGTGCGCCGCTTCCTCGCCGAACCCGCGCTCGAGGGGCTCGGCGCAGGAGCGGCGAAGGCCCTGGGAGCCACCGCGGACGGCGACGACGCCGTGCTGGGGCTGCTGCGCCTGTCCGAGGCGGCCCTCGAAGCCGGCCAGACGGCGCTGTGCGAGGAGTTCCTCGCGGGCGTGGGCCGGGAGGGCGCCGGGGGCCAGAGGCTCATCACGCTGCTTGGCACCTCGGTCGCCCTGGGCGATTTCCTCGCGCGCCATCCCGAGAGGCTGACGCTGCTGCGCGAGGGGGACGACGACCTGTCCGTGCCCCCGAAGGAGGTGCGGCGCATGATGCTCGAGAGCGTCGGCGCCGATCCGGAGGCGGAGGTGCCCGTCGCCGCCGAGGGAGGGCGGGAGGTGCGCGATGCGCTGCGCGTCGCCTACCACGCACGGCTCACCCAGATCGCGGCGGCGGACGTCTGCGCCGGGGACCCGACGCTCCTCCAGCCGCGCGTCTCCGCGGCCATCAGCGATCTGGCCGACGCGGCGCTCGAGGCGGCCTCCGCCATCGCCCGCGCGACCGTCGAGGGGCACGAGAAGGTGCGCTGGGCGGTGATCGCCCTGGGCAAGACCGGTGCACGCGAGCTCAACTACATCTCCGACGTCGACGTCATGCACGTCGTCGCCCCGGCCTCACCGAACCGTGCCGCCGAGGAACCCGGCACCGCCGCGGAGCACACGGCCGAGGCGGAGGGCCTCTGCGACGCCGAGTGCGAGGAGGAGGTGCTCGCGATCGGTGCCGCCCTCGCCCGCGAGCTCGCCCGCGCCTGTTCGGAACGCACCGGCGAGGGCTCGCTGTGGCAGGTGGACGCCAACCTCCGCCCCGAGGGCAAGGACGGCCCGCTGGTGCGGACCCTGGGCTCCTACCGCCGCTACTACACCGAATGGGCGAAGTCCTGGGAGTTCCAGGCCCTGCTCAAGGCGCGCGCCGCCGCCGGCGATCGCGTGCTGGGCCGCGGCTTCGAGACGATGGTCGAGCCCTGGGTGTGGCAGGCCTCCACGCGGGAGGGCTTCGTCGAGGACGCCCGGGCGATGCGGCGCCGCGTGGTCGCGCACATCCCGCGCGCCGAGGTGGAGCGCAACCTCAAGCTCGGCCCCGGCGGCCTGCGGGACGTCGAGTTCACCGTCCAGCTGCTGCAGATGGTGCACGGCCGCGCCGACGAGGTCGTGCAGGGCCGCTCCACCCTCGACGCCCTCGCGCGCCTCGGCGAGGGCGGGTACATCTCCCGCGGCCACGTCGTGGAGATGGACGAGGCCTACCGCTTCCTGCGCTGCGTCGAGCACCGCCTGCAGCTGCACCGGCTGCGACGCACCCAGGTGCTGCCCACCGCCGGCTCGGACCTGCGCCGGCTCGCGCGCAGCCTGGGCCTGTCCACCGACGGGTTCCACCAGCGCTACCAGCGCACCCGCCGCCGGGTGCGGCAGCTGCACGAGGAGATCTTCTACCGCCCGCTGCTGCTGACCGCCTCCCGGCTCAGCGACGGCGAGATCCGCCTCAGCGAGGAGGACGCCGCCGCCCGCCTGGCCGCGATCGGCTACCGCGACCCCGCCCGCGCCCTCAGCCACATCTCCGCCCTCACCGACGGCATCTCGCGCCGTGCCAAGATCCAGCGCCAGCTGCTGCCGGCCATGCTCGAGTGGTTCGCCGACGGCGTCGATCCGGACCTGGGCCTGCTCGGTTTCCGGCGCCTCTCCGACACGATCGGCTCCGCGCACTGGTACCTGGGGCTGCTGCGCGACTCGGGGCTGGCGGCGAAGCGGCTCACCCGCGTGCTCGCCTCCGGGCGCTACGTCGGCGAGCAGCTCGAGCAGATCCCCGAGGGCGTGCGCTGGCTCGCGCGCGATGCACAGCTGCGCCCGCTCTCCCGCGGCGTGCTCGGCCGGGAGTTCCTCGCCGTCATCTCCCGCGTCGACGACGCGGACGTCGCCCGTGACGTGCTGCGCCGCAGCCGCAACCGCGAGCTGCTGCGCATCGCCCTCGCACACCTGACCGGGCTCGCGGACCCGGTGGAGGTCGCCCGCGCCCTCACCGACCTCGCCGAGGCCGTGCTCGAGGCGGGCATGCTCGTCGCCCTCCACGTCGTGGCCCGCGAACGACGCGCGGTGGGCGAAGACGCCGAGACGCTCGACAGCGCCCCGGAGGTGGATGTCGAGACCGCGCTGCGGCTGCGGGAGACCCGCTCCGACCCGGCGCGCGCCCTCGGCATCGAGATGGCAATCATCGCGCTGGGCAGCTTCGGGGCGCGCGAGATGGGCTACTCCTCCGACGCGGACGTGCAGTTCGTGGTGGTCGACCGCGGCGCCGGGAAGGACGCGGTCGAGATCGCGATCGCGGTCGCCACCCAGACCCAGCGCATCCTCAATGCGCCCACCGCCCGCTCGGACATGCGGGTCAGCGCCGATCTGCGCCCCGAGGGCCGGATGGGCCCGCTCGCCCGCAGCCTCGAGTCCTGGAGCGACTACTACCGGCGCGATGCGGAGACCTGGGAGAAGCAGGCCCTGCTGCGGGCGCGGGTGGTGGTGGCCTCGGAGGCGGTCGCCGAGCAGCTGCACGACGAGATGGACCTCCACCGCTATCCCGTCGGCGGGCTCACGGACACCGCCCGGCGCGAGATCACCCGGATGAAGGCCCGGGTGGAGTCCGAGCGGCTGCCGCGCAACGCGGATCCCTCGCGCCACGTGAAGCTGGGGCGCGGCGGGATGTCCGATGTGGAGTGGACGGCCCAGCTGCTCGCCCTCGAGCACGGCCACGAGATCGAGGGCCTGCGCACGCCCCGCACCTTGCAGCAGCTCGAGGCGGCGGCGGAGCACGAGCTGCTCCCGGTGCGCGACGTCCACGAGCTCGATGAGGCCTGGACGCTCGCCTGGCAGGTGCGGCGCGGACTGTTCCTGTGGAAGGGGCGCGAGGGGGACGTGCTGCCCACGGATCGCTATGACCTGCGTGCGCTCGCGCTGCTCATCGACGGGGACGACGGCTCGGCCGC
- a CDS encoding L-glutamine synthetase (PFAM: Glutamine synthetase, beta-Grasp domain; Glutamine synthetase, catalytic domain~TIGRFAM: glutamine synthetase, type I) — translation MGHLHDDVIRTVSDRDVRFIRLWFCDIAGTLKSIAISPSDLETAFTEGIGIDGSTIEGLTRSYESDMILRPDPGTFELLAWRGETNATGRMMCDVLTPDGEPAASDPRRVLREALGRAEEKGLEFYTHPEIEFYLFEQPYTQGEPLRPIDNAGYFDHVHRGQGQDFRRTAIQHLEAMNIQVEFSHHENGPGQNEIDLRYADALTTADNILTLRTVVKEVALSMGQVATFMPKPMIDQPGSGMHTHLSLFQGGRNAFHEPGAEYGLSKTGRQFIAGLLRHAPEYSAVTNQWVNSYKRLWGAQEAPSYVCWGHNNRSALVRVPFHKPTKGTSSRVEFRGLDSSANPYLAFSVLLAAGMAGIEGEYELPEGAEDAVWDLTERERRAMGIDPLPTDLFRALESFEGSELMAGTLGEQVFEFFLRDKRQEWQRYREQVTDYELRSTFSRV, via the coding sequence ATGGGACATCTCCACGACGACGTCATCCGCACGGTCTCCGATCGCGATGTGCGGTTCATCCGGCTGTGGTTCTGCGACATCGCCGGGACGCTGAAGTCGATCGCGATCTCCCCCTCCGACCTCGAGACCGCGTTCACCGAGGGCATCGGCATCGACGGCTCGACGATCGAGGGCCTGACCCGCAGCTATGAGTCGGACATGATCCTGCGCCCCGATCCCGGCACCTTCGAGCTGCTGGCCTGGCGGGGAGAGACCAACGCGACCGGGCGCATGATGTGCGACGTCCTCACCCCGGACGGCGAGCCCGCCGCCTCGGACCCGCGCCGTGTGCTGCGGGAGGCGCTGGGCCGCGCCGAGGAGAAGGGCCTGGAGTTCTACACCCACCCGGAGATCGAGTTCTATCTCTTCGAGCAGCCCTACACGCAGGGCGAACCGCTGCGCCCGATCGACAACGCCGGCTACTTCGACCACGTGCATCGCGGCCAGGGCCAGGACTTCCGCCGCACCGCCATCCAGCACCTGGAGGCCATGAACATCCAGGTCGAGTTCTCCCATCACGAGAACGGCCCGGGCCAGAACGAGATCGATCTGCGGTACGCCGACGCCCTCACCACGGCGGACAACATCCTCACCCTCCGCACCGTGGTCAAGGAGGTCGCCCTGTCCATGGGGCAGGTGGCGACGTTCATGCCCAAGCCGATGATCGACCAGCCCGGCTCCGGCATGCACACACACCTCTCGCTCTTCCAGGGCGGCCGCAACGCATTCCACGAGCCGGGCGCCGAGTACGGCCTGTCGAAGACAGGACGCCAGTTCATCGCCGGCCTGCTCCGCCACGCCCCGGAGTACAGCGCGGTGACCAACCAGTGGGTGAACTCCTACAAGCGGCTCTGGGGCGCGCAGGAGGCCCCGAGCTACGTCTGCTGGGGCCACAACAACCGCTCCGCCCTGGTGCGGGTGCCGTTCCACAAGCCCACCAAGGGCACCAGCTCTCGTGTCGAGTTCCGCGGCCTGGACTCCTCCGCCAACCCGTACCTGGCCTTCTCCGTGCTGCTCGCCGCCGGGATGGCCGGGATCGAGGGCGAGTACGAGCTGCCCGAAGGCGCAGAGGACGCGGTGTGGGACCTCACCGAGCGGGAGCGCCGGGCGATGGGCATCGACCCGCTGCCCACCGACCTCTTCCGGGCGCTGGAGTCCTTCGAGGGCTCCGAGCTGATGGCCGGCACCCTCGGCGAGCAGGTCTTCGAGTTCTTCCTGCGCGACAAGCGCCAGGAATGGCAGCGCTATCGCGAACAGGTCACCGACTACGAGCTGCGCTCGACCTTCAGCCGCGTCTGA
- a CDS encoding ketopantoate hydroxymethyltransferase (PFAM: Ketopantoate hydroxymethyltransferase~TIGRFAM: 3-methyl-2-oxobutanoate hydroxymethyltransferase): MSTESTAGPAKIRLRHLQQAKVEGRPFTMLTAYDQFSAQIFESAGIEVLLVGDSVGTTVLGHASTTASTHQDMLTFTGAVARSVTRPLVVADLAFGTYESGPADALRHGVELVRAGAEAVKLEGGAEIVPQVRALVDAGIPVVGHLGFTPQSVNSLSGHRVQGRGDAAAEKLVVDALALQGAGAAAVVLELVPAAVAEAVTEALEVPTIGIGAGPRCDGQVLVWQDMAGLSGFHGKFVKAFADLRGQLQAAAEQYRAEVGERRYPGPEHSFD; this comes from the coding sequence GTGAGCACTGAGTCCACCGCCGGCCCGGCGAAGATCCGACTGCGTCATCTGCAGCAGGCCAAGGTCGAGGGGCGCCCCTTCACGATGCTCACCGCGTACGACCAGTTCTCGGCGCAGATCTTCGAGTCCGCGGGGATCGAGGTGCTGCTGGTGGGCGACTCGGTGGGGACCACCGTGCTGGGGCATGCCTCCACCACCGCGAGCACGCACCAGGACATGCTCACCTTCACCGGCGCCGTGGCCCGCAGCGTGACGCGCCCGCTGGTGGTCGCCGATCTCGCCTTCGGGACCTATGAGAGCGGCCCGGCCGACGCCCTGCGCCACGGCGTGGAGCTGGTCCGCGCCGGCGCGGAGGCGGTCAAGCTCGAGGGCGGCGCCGAGATCGTGCCCCAGGTGCGGGCGCTGGTCGATGCCGGCATCCCCGTCGTCGGGCACCTCGGCTTCACGCCGCAGTCCGTCAACTCCCTCTCCGGCCACCGGGTGCAGGGCCGCGGCGACGCGGCGGCGGAGAAGCTGGTGGTCGATGCCCTCGCGCTGCAGGGCGCGGGCGCGGCGGCGGTGGTGCTCGAGCTCGTCCCGGCCGCGGTCGCCGAAGCGGTCACCGAGGCGCTCGAGGTGCCCACGATCGGCATCGGTGCCGGCCCGCGCTGCGACGGGCAGGTGCTCGTGTGGCAGGACATGGCCGGGCTGTCCGGCTTCCACGGCAAGTTCGTCAAGGCCTTCGCCGATCTGCGCGGCCAGCTGCAGGCGGCGGCGGAGCAGTACCGGGCGGAGGTCGGCGAGCGTCGCTACCCCGGCCCGGAGCACTCCTTCGACTGA
- a CDS encoding methionine aminopeptidase, type I (PFAM: metallopeptidase family M24~TIGRFAM: methionine aminopeptidase, type I) yields MTVEQEWIRPEGREVLVPGTIGPRRSVPSHIERPEYVGKDEAVSDSGPYVQSADVIARVREASRIAALALQAAGEAAQPGVTTDHIDAVVHGVLLENGAYPSTLGYLGFEKSCCTSLNEVICHGIPDSTVMQSGDILNVDVTAYLHGVHGDCNATFLVGDVHPRAQDLVEKAHAAMMRGIKVARPGREVNVIGRVIEKFVTRHGMESVRDYTGHGVAEGFHNGLIIPHYDSAPMFDDVIEEGMTFTIEPMVTIGSQEWEQWDDGWTVVTRDRSFSAQFEHTMLITDEGPELLTVV; encoded by the coding sequence ATGACTGTAGAGCAGGAATGGATCCGCCCTGAAGGGCGCGAGGTGCTGGTGCCCGGCACCATCGGCCCCCGGCGCAGCGTGCCCTCACACATCGAGCGCCCCGAGTACGTCGGGAAGGACGAGGCCGTCTCGGACAGCGGCCCCTACGTCCAGAGCGCCGATGTGATCGCCCGGGTCCGCGAGGCGTCGCGGATCGCCGCGCTCGCGCTGCAGGCCGCCGGCGAGGCCGCGCAGCCGGGAGTGACCACGGACCACATCGATGCGGTGGTCCACGGCGTGCTCCTCGAGAACGGCGCCTACCCCTCGACGCTGGGCTACCTCGGCTTCGAGAAGTCCTGCTGCACGAGCCTGAACGAGGTGATCTGCCACGGCATCCCCGATTCGACGGTGATGCAGTCCGGCGACATCCTCAACGTCGACGTCACCGCCTACCTCCACGGCGTGCACGGCGACTGCAACGCGACCTTCCTGGTGGGCGACGTCCACCCCCGCGCGCAGGATCTCGTCGAGAAGGCGCACGCGGCGATGATGCGCGGCATCAAGGTGGCCCGGCCCGGGCGTGAGGTCAACGTGATCGGACGCGTCATCGAGAAGTTCGTGACCCGTCACGGCATGGAGTCGGTGCGCGACTACACCGGCCACGGTGTGGCCGAGGGTTTCCACAACGGGCTGATCATCCCGCACTACGACTCCGCCCCGATGTTCGACGACGTCATCGAGGAGGGCATGACCTTCACGATCGAGCCGATGGTGACGATCGGCTCGCAGGAGTGGGAGCAGTGGGACGACGGCTGGACCGTGGTCACCCGCGACCGCTCCTTCAGCGCGCAGTTCGAGCACACGATGCTCATCACGGACGAGGGCCCCGAGCTGCTCACGGTGGTCTGA
- a CDS encoding Polyphosphate glucokinase (PFAM: ROK family), with protein MSKQAFGIDIGGSGIKGAPVDLSTGELAADRLRIETPQPSTPDAVADTVAELISSFDVAPDMPVGVTFPAVIQAGVAQTAANVDDAWIGTDVDALLTERTGHDVFVVNDADAAGIAEMKFGAGRKSTGVVLVITLGTGVGSATFVDGTLVPNTELGHVLLHGDSAERYMASSIREKEDLDWETWAARLQEYFSHIEFLFSPTRLIVGGGVSKKHKHFLPLLDLKSEIVPAKLRNEAGIVGAAVLAHREEKALRKAAKKAGSSENTADAAGAKKEKTKTKAAK; from the coding sequence ATGAGCAAGCAGGCCTTCGGGATCGACATCGGCGGGAGCGGGATCAAGGGGGCTCCGGTCGATCTCTCCACCGGGGAGCTCGCCGCCGACAGGCTGCGGATCGAGACTCCGCAGCCCTCGACCCCGGATGCCGTGGCGGACACCGTCGCCGAGCTCATCTCCTCCTTCGACGTCGCGCCGGACATGCCCGTGGGCGTCACCTTCCCCGCGGTGATCCAGGCGGGGGTCGCCCAGACCGCGGCCAACGTGGACGATGCGTGGATCGGGACCGATGTGGACGCCCTGCTCACCGAGCGCACCGGTCACGACGTGTTCGTCGTCAACGACGCCGACGCCGCCGGGATCGCGGAGATGAAGTTCGGGGCGGGCCGGAAGTCCACCGGCGTGGTCCTCGTGATCACGCTCGGCACCGGCGTGGGCAGCGCGACCTTCGTGGACGGCACCCTGGTGCCCAACACCGAGCTCGGCCACGTGCTGCTGCACGGCGACTCCGCCGAGCGCTACATGGCCAGCTCCATCCGGGAGAAGGAGGATCTGGACTGGGAGACCTGGGCGGCGCGGCTCCAGGAATACTTCTCCCACATCGAGTTCCTCTTCAGCCCCACTCGCCTCATCGTGGGCGGAGGGGTCTCGAAGAAGCACAAGCACTTCCTGCCGCTGCTGGATCTGAAGAGCGAGATCGTGCCGGCGAAGCTGCGCAACGAGGCCGGGATCGTCGGTGCCGCCGTGCTCGCGCACCGCGAGGAGAAGGCCCTGCGGAAGGCCGCGAAGAAGGCGGGGAGCTCCGAGAACACGGCGGACGCGGCCGGCGCGAAGAAGGAGAAGACCAAGACCAAGGCGGCGAAGTAG
- a CDS encoding uncharacterized conserved protein (PFAM: Protein of unknown function (DUF328)): MRNVSLAASEARAGPHQNGGMLILLPPSEKKTRPSEVGAAALDLEAMSLPQLCEARKTMLRAAQRTAAGTDAAERLGVPASAPELVGRMLHLEQEPAAAPLAVYSGVLYDQLEAGQAPVEGRDVLIQSALFGLVDAFRDRIPAYRLSAGSTLSRLGKAGSWWGRQLRPLAQELRAEQAESGSPLMIDCRSGGYRSMMAMRSGDGVRVLEVAPVQERDGVRKVISHEAKRYRGLVTRVLLGLERAPATADEVVDALGSGLGAGLEVELDGDRLVVVDRVG; this comes from the coding sequence GTGCGCAACGTCTCCCTCGCCGCGTCCGAGGCCCGTGCCGGGCCGCACCAGAATGGAGGGATGCTCATCCTGCTGCCGCCGTCGGAGAAGAAGACCCGCCCCTCGGAGGTCGGCGCCGCCGCTCTGGATCTGGAGGCGATGAGCCTCCCCCAGCTCTGCGAGGCCCGGAAGACGATGCTGCGCGCAGCGCAGCGCACCGCCGCCGGGACCGATGCCGCCGAGCGGCTCGGCGTGCCCGCCTCCGCGCCGGAGCTGGTGGGGCGGATGCTCCATCTCGAGCAGGAGCCCGCCGCCGCGCCGCTCGCCGTCTACTCCGGCGTGCTCTACGACCAGCTGGAGGCCGGCCAGGCCCCTGTCGAGGGGCGGGACGTGCTGATCCAGAGCGCGCTGTTCGGACTCGTCGATGCGTTCCGCGACCGGATCCCCGCCTACCGTCTCTCCGCCGGCTCGACCCTGTCGCGGCTGGGCAAGGCAGGCTCCTGGTGGGGGCGTCAGCTGCGCCCCCTGGCCCAGGAGCTGCGCGCCGAGCAGGCCGAGAGCGGCTCCCCGCTGATGATCGACTGCCGCTCGGGCGGCTACCGCTCGATGATGGCGATGCGCAGCGGGGACGGGGTGCGGGTGCTCGAGGTCGCCCCCGTCCAGGAGCGCGACGGGGTGCGGAAGGTGATCTCGCACGAGGCGAAGCGCTATCGGGGGCTGGTCACCCGGGTGCTGCTCGGCCTGGAGCGCGCCCCCGCCACGGCGGACGAGGTCGTCGACGCGCTCGGCAGCGGTCTGGGAGCGGGCCTGGAGGTCGAGCTGGACGGCGACCGCCTGGTGGTCGTGGACCGGGTGGGCTGA
- a CDS encoding uncharacterized conserved protein (PFAM: NIF3 (NGG1p interacting factor 3)~TIGRFAM: conserved hypothetical protein TIGR00486) has product MTTAPRDTAGPRDTAESSVGAVIGALEAAYPLDWAEAWDRVGLVLGERDAPVRRVLLAVDPTVAVAREAVEQGAQLLVTHHPLLLRGASFLPADEGKGAVVTHLLRHGTALWCGHTNVDRSTRGTVGAWMRLLDLQDARPLVPGEVPAEAAHGSQHFGLGAVGTLPAPTTVGHLAAAIAGQVPATARGILHTGDADRPVRTVAVCPGAGDSFLDAAVTAGVDAYITSDLRHHPALEHLESAADPSAVPALLDVPHAASEALWLPLAQELLESAVPGLDVLLSEHTTDPWGGRAG; this is encoded by the coding sequence ATGACCACCGCACCCCGTGACACCGCCGGCCCCCGCGACACCGCCGAGAGCAGCGTGGGCGCCGTGATCGGCGCGCTCGAAGCCGCCTACCCGCTGGACTGGGCCGAGGCCTGGGACCGGGTGGGCCTGGTGCTGGGGGAGCGCGACGCCCCGGTGCGGCGCGTGCTGCTCGCCGTGGACCCGACCGTGGCCGTGGCCCGCGAGGCCGTCGAGCAGGGCGCCCAGCTGCTGGTCACCCACCATCCGCTGCTGCTGCGCGGAGCCAGCTTCCTGCCCGCCGACGAGGGCAAGGGCGCGGTGGTCACCCACCTGCTGCGCCACGGGACCGCCCTGTGGTGCGGCCACACCAACGTGGACCGCTCCACCCGCGGCACCGTCGGCGCCTGGATGAGGCTGCTGGACCTGCAGGACGCGCGACCGCTCGTGCCCGGCGAGGTCCCGGCCGAGGCGGCCCACGGCTCGCAGCACTTCGGGCTGGGAGCGGTGGGCACGCTGCCGGCCCCGACCACCGTCGGGCACCTCGCCGCCGCCATCGCCGGGCAGGTCCCCGCCACGGCGCGCGGCATCCTCCACACCGGTGACGCGGACCGGCCGGTGCGCACCGTGGCCGTGTGTCCGGGCGCGGGAGATTCGTTCCTGGATGCCGCGGTCACCGCCGGGGTGGACGCCTACATCACCTCGGACCTGCGCCACCATCCCGCGCTCGAGCACCTGGAATCGGCGGCGGACCCGTCCGCCGTGCCCGCCCTGCTCGACGTCCCGCATGCGGCCTCCGAAGCGCTCTGGCTGCCGCTCGCGCAGGAGCTGCTCGAGAGCGCGGTCCCGGGACTCGACGTGCTGCTCAGCGAGCACACCACGGACCCCTGGGGAGGGCGCGCCGGCTGA
- a CDS encoding SUF system FeS assembly protein, NifU family (PFAM: NifU-like N terminal domain~TIGRFAM: SUF system FeS assembly protein, NifU family) produces the protein MSSPLSALYTELVVEHDKRPLHAGLREPFDAEVHHVNPTCGDEITLRLHLSEDVAERIEDLSYDAIGCAMSRASASIMADLLIGRTVAEIGPVQTHFEQVIGSRGRIGGDEELLGDGMALLGAAKFPARVKCVLMPWKAYQAALVETRLLGE, from the coding sequence ATGAGCTCCCCTCTCTCCGCCCTGTACACCGAGCTCGTCGTCGAGCACGACAAGCGCCCGCTGCACGCCGGGCTGCGCGAACCGTTCGATGCCGAGGTCCACCACGTCAATCCCACCTGCGGGGACGAGATCACGCTGCGCCTGCACCTGTCCGAGGACGTCGCCGAGCGGATCGAGGACCTCTCCTACGACGCCATCGGCTGCGCGATGAGCCGTGCCTCCGCCTCGATCATGGCGGACCTGCTGATCGGCCGCACGGTCGCAGAGATCGGCCCGGTCCAGACCCACTTCGAGCAGGTGATCGGCTCGCGCGGGCGCATCGGCGGGGACGAGGAGCTGCTCGGGGACGGCATGGCGCTGCTCGGCGCGGCGAAGTTCCCCGCCCGCGTCAAGTGCGTGCTGATGCCGTGGAAGGCCTACCAAGCCGCCCTGGTCGAGACACGTCTGCTGGGAGAGTGA